ATATAAACTTCCCAACAGTTCTCTGGATGAATGAGTCAGTTTCTGCGGTTCTgactcaaactgctgcacaAACAACATGACCCTGTCCAACCCCAGCAGAGACTCCTGAACAGCAGGAAACCACTCAGTGCAACCACAGCAAACAAGCTTGCAGGTACACGGGCCAAGGTAAGTGCACACACCCGCAGCAGGCTAAACGCACAGCATGTCAAATCCAAATTGGCTGGAAACATCTCATCTTACCGTCTAACTTCAGTGAGTTAACCTCACTTCCAGTTTCCCCACATGCTGCAGCCTTGAAGAAGTTAAATACAGATCCTTTCTTGCTCATCGAGTCCTTCAGCCTCTCTCTAATTCAtattctctcttcctccctcacaCATTCTTCCTGTGTCTGTTAACGCACTAACATTATGTTTACTagttctgtttttatctgtggtGGAAGAAACTCAATACATTTAGAAATCAGTGTAAAAAGCCTTGAAATAACATATCACGCTTACAACATGAGGAAAAACTGCATGTAATTCAAGGTACAaggtgtatttattagtctttaaaaaaaaaagtttaaaaagtcaaattaaggTTTGTCCTTGATGGATACCTACCTGTAATTTCACTTGAGTATACAGTATAGTGTGCAAACCCCGGACAAACAACTTTAAGGTCTTCAAACTAACAAATGGTTAATAGAAACCTACAAcctgttaagaaaagtaatattcacACACCTAACAGAGAAATACAGATGTACACCTTTTTAATTCAGCTTTCTCTTGGCCATAGAAGACTGATGAAGCTTAACTGCCACGTTAACACATTAGAAAATACATTACACAAAGCTCACCCTAAGTGTCTTGGTTGCTCttgttagtaatctagttaataagtccactgttccaacaatcaccagctcctgtttggtcgaaataaatccgtaattcaccaagttagatgtaaaaaacatgctgttattccccacagtctctctctgcctgctggccgccggctttttcagtcctgtaacttctccttccaccactaggtgtcactgtgtctttcagctagGGCCGAGGTGACGGGTCAACATAATCAATTACGTAAATACGTCGATTCACGTAACGTTTCACACAGCGCACGTATTGGGAGCGTGAGCAGTGCCGATCGTGTTGTTATTTGTTTCGGCACTCGTGTATCATGTTAAAGCATACACACTGCTCGCTTGAGCAGCGCCAGACtggcgcgtctgagctgcgtgtcagctgcagcacatgtaGACGTGACGCTCCTGTTTGTTGACTCTATATctctttatactgcagtttaaagtgtctcactgtcacagagatgaggaaatacaaagatattTGTTTTACCTTAACTTCCTTggttccctttcaaaacaaaagctatctgactgtgtctctgtggacacaatgctgatacaatgcattttattttgaaacatttacaggatgggatTGCCAGcagtgcaggagcttgtataacttcataaatgagaggaatatgtgcttataaatatgaaattacagcactcatatcagcaggcagcaatATGCCTTAAGGCTCAGTTAAGACTGGACTattgcagaaagaatgtaccagttatgattatttctgttagagaaaagttatagtgttattcaaattgcattaaTTTCACTGTAAGATGTTTTATTGGACTGCTGGTTTGAGTTTTGTTACTGTACCAAAAAGTAAgtgttttgttaagtgacttgacttttacattgttttatttatttcacttggactgttaaatgtaaattgcactacattccttttacttgaggggaacaagctcttgcattaattgtttttttttttttggggggggggggggggggggataatgccctgcagcattttaaaatgatatttttggtaaatttgttgttatattaattcgagtaataaaaaaataatagttcaatcaataacaaaaataattgatagattaatctgttaatcgaaaaaataatcgatggattaatcaataaaaaaataatcattaggtgcagccctacttTCAGcacagctgcctgttccacggggactgagctctggtggtgcgtgctgtgcactacacacagcaacacaactcataacaaaacaatctaggCTGATGCTTTATAAAGCACTGGGAAGAGgtaaaaatatggatttttgatttgagagtgaattgtccctttaagagttacaaatttaaccctttgaaatgtggatcgacatcagttttcttggaatattttagatgccttttacaagtactTAAAGCTTCGaaacatgagcaacttggttaaCACTTGgttaacactttttttcatgtaatttccttgtttttggtctttattttttggcaaattttcttgtaattttttcaaaactaatatCTTGataatatttgggttttttttatttagtcattGCCTTTGTTCCATGCCCCtctaagaaatcaagccaatttgctctggtttcaggCTTAAAATGAAAGAACTCATTAATGgataaaaaagtaacatttttgaGAGCCTTCCTTTGACAGTTTCAAAAAGTTCAAACAGTTTTCAGATGTTCTGCATTATTTAAATTGGCCTTTAAAAGTCTAGTTTTAAAGCACTGCAGTTGAATATTAGCCTTTAGGCTAATTGCAAGGGGGAATTGAACCTCTAACCCCAGCTGTGCATGCTCCTGCTGTTAATCTACACATTATGAGGTCCCCCTCTTACTGCACGCTTGCTCTCTGACCTCTTCATCTTTCCctttcacttcatttttcaaacacacacccacacacacacacatacacacacaccttctctcCCCACAGTGCCACCCCCTGTTGTCCAAACAGGCAGAGTGCATCTTTCATATACATTCACTGCACAGtatattcacaaacacacacatttctgaacTGTTATGGGAGCAACTTGATCTTTTCCTCCCTTGTCCGTATATTGTTCCCAGACTCATATGCCCCTACTTATTTATTGTTCCATcaagtggaaaaaataacaaattcttGTGTGATTTCTATAGGGTAAGACTTCTGTGTGGGAAAATGTCTCCTCGCTGACAGAGAGCACTTGTTGAAGCCTGGCTCACGAATGCCAATAACCTCAATGAAAGCATCAGAGGATAACAATTGTTAGCCTTGGCACTGCTTCAGATAGTGACTGTCGTGCAGGAGTGATGAATagaggaggcaaaaaaaaacaccaaataaagacGAGACACAGAGGGACGAACCAAAGACAAGTCGAACTGATGGGAAAATATCAGCGTGGCATAGGAAAGCAGGAAAGAGTAAAGCCAGACGCAGCAGACACTGCAGCAGATGAaagcgatgatgatgatgatgattgtgatGATTACACAAACACTGAAGACAGACATTAGATACACTCCAGCTGATGTAACGTTTCCGTTTGTCTCATTCCGAAGCTACACCGGAATGACAGAGCGCCTCACCTAATCATTTCCAATTCTCACACAACCCTAATCACACATGAGGTTCTGAGTCAATGCCAAGTATGTGTACTGTAAACAAAGTCGGGCAGATTGTCTTCATCATTTATATAACCTATTCGACCTGCGAGGCAAAACCATTTGTCTCAGGGAGCACTGGGGACAGACATGAGAAATGGCCTTTTTTGTTTGAGGGGGCTGCTGTGCTCAGAGTAtggaaaaagtgtgtgtgtgtgtgtgtgtgtgtgtgtgtgtgtgtgtgtgcgtgcgtgtgtgtgtctttgtttctcACTTCCACTTGCTTATGACTCACTATACATTAGGTTGAACCTATCATGCTTATTTAAAATTTCCTGCTTACATTTTGGggttctactagaacatgtatACATGCTTTTCCGGTAACAACTATTGTCATTTGTCCTaaaacacctgtattcaccctctttCAGAAATGCCCTGTtgtagcacctgtctctttaaaccCCCCTCCAGAAAAAACTGTCTGCTCTCAATGGATGGTAATTCCAAGGTCTCCCCGGGAATGACAgagattattatttatttctatcaTGCAAAATCACCAAGCaaagcttcaaaataaaactggacATGTTCGAGtaggaatatgatccaaaatcagggagaaattaaaaatactggCAACCAAGTTTACGtatccctgatgttagcatgaagctacatgtagcagtgtacttgcagcttGGGAAGGACTGTGTATAGCAAcactttctactgtgaaaaTGTACTGCTACAAAACAAAACCGCACATGTtccagcaaaaaaaaggaactgatATCGAgggaaaatcaaaaacattatttaccAAGATGAGCCTACATATTTTCCTGACCTAAGCATgtggctacatgtagcagtgtacttgcatcTATTGACTGTGTGACACTTTTCAGCTTCGCTGACATAAGCGTGAAGCTACGTAAAAAATTTGTTTACTGGATGTTGTCCAGCAGCATAATGATTCAAATTTCGGGAGAAATGATCATGTCACCAACACcagttctcattttacagcttaacagtacactaaaaGATGTTTCTGGAGCTGTCTGAAGTGAGACATAGCTTAGTTAATGCAGTAagagaatcttgattcatatttaatcagcgctgcctagtttctCAATTTGGCTGCAGTTCAGGAGCAGGTGATTAacttgactgacagctgcatgAGAGACTCCTCCgctctgttttgttgttttctttcatgtacGGTAAGGCTATTAGAAGCATTATAAAGCAATAGAGTAGGCAGAGGAATATGAATTTTTTCATAGATTTCATGTATCATTAGTGCCGCGTGACGAGACAGATTTTTAACAATCGCATGAGATACAGTAGTAAGATGCTatagtaaaaactgaaaatgcaataaaatagtaattttaacataaaaatagatggaattcattacatttaaaatgttttaagtgtATATACTTAACTATATTAACTATATACAATAAATTGGAAATACAAACTCATAACTAATGATACAGGTTTTAAGCTTGGttcaaattttacaaatttagcAAGGAGGTGTGTCATTTCAATTTTTGATTACAAAACAAAGCTGCATCTCTGTTGTAAAAgatagactttttttctttacttctaAAAGTTAGTGTTCAGGGTGCCTtaaattttttaagtttttgtgaGCAAGCTCTCTTTTATACAGACATCCTGATTACATTAGGCAGCATAATatttaaaagccattttttcCGATTTCAATGCTGACATAATGATTTTCAAGGACTAAATAGTCTTGAGACCCAGTGAAGTCAGACGTTGCTCTACACTGTAAAAGACCAGCAAGACATCCAGGTAGTTTACTGAGAAGTGCTTTATAAATTGAAATAATGCAGTGCTTCTCTCTTCTTGCTGCCAGTGACTACCAACCAATTTTCCCAATACAATATACAATGATGCATCCTAAAGCTATCTCTAGTAATAACTCTAAGGGCAGAGTGACTACATCAAGCGGCATCAGAGTAGAGACAGAAGAATCCATATGGATTACATCACCATGATACATATCCACCTAAACATATTCACTTTGCTATAATGCAAGGGAAGATACAGAAACATATTGTCAAACTGAGAAGCTGatctttggtatttttggtCAATGACCAAAATAGTTACAGAGGAGACCTCCATCAATGCATGAACCACCAATCATTTCATgcacaaatcataaaaaatgaaccACAGTAACTGAGCCAACAGGACAGAAAATATCACACCTGTAGCACCCTGTATGCTGCTTTAACCCTCTGACACCTGGATGCTGCTTTAACCCTCTGACACCTGGACTCACatcaattttattgtattacgtatttaaccctttggaccCTGAGCACATTgctttgacttctttcaaaaacatgggggaaaggacaatgagcaacttggcaggagATTCcctgcaaactgaaaaacaaaacaaaaatagtagattttgaaaaatattcttcactgtcagggaaaaaatgtccagataacTTTAGTGATAATTatcaagatttttattttttatttttttattttttattttcaggtaattttaaggtactttaattaaatgttttgctaaatttcatttcttaaagtcaatttgcccaggtttcaaagggttaagtttgcGCATCATTAGTAGCTGTTTGTGCTCAtcatcaaatattatttttagatatttatcaTTGAGGATCTGATCGTTTCCCGTGCGCTCAGCATCATGATGGATTCATTTGGCAGAAATAAGCATCATGTTGTTGGTGTTTGAGAGGCTGCCTCGCTCGTGGCACAAATTAACCTGCAGTGAGGTGAAATTGCTCACAACCATGGagctaaattattttttattatagcCTAAAGTAGTTAAATACATGTATTAGTTTTCATCCAGCGTGCGCTATGATAACgtttctttttgctgtttccAGGGAAAATCAACAATTTGGGTGCGCACAAAGTGGAATTTTGGAAACACATTCAGGCGTAAAGCCGTGCGCAATGGCACATATCTATGTACACTGTAAAGAAAGTAACAACCAGCACCTCATGTACTATATGTGATGATGGGCAGTCCTGGGTGATTTAAGTGTTTCCCCTTTTAATTTCCCCGGTGTTTAAAAAGCAACTGTGGACATATCTGTGCGTAAAACCAACAGGCAACCTCATGAGACACTTTCTCAAACACCCACCTGAAGCACGGTCTTGATGCTGACGGGGGACACGATGGCGGTGCAGATCTTCTCCCCTTGACGCGTCACCTGGCCCATGACGAAGAGCATCGGCGCCGCGAGCGCGAAGGACGCGATCCACATGGCGCTGATGAGCTTCTTGGTGCGGCTGCGGGACATGATGCTCTTGGCTTTGAACGGGTGGCAGATGGCCATGTAGCGCTCCACGCTCAGGCTCGCGATGTTGAGTGCGGTGGCGTATGAGCAGCTGTCCCGGAGGAAGTAGTAACCCCTGCACACGGCGTCCCCGAACACCCACGGGTGGTGGAACCAGATGAAGTTGTAGAGCTCAATGGGCATGGAAAGGACGAGGATGAGCAGATCGGAGATGGCGAGGCTGGCCAGGTGGTAGTGCACGGTGCTCTGGAGGTTCTGCAGGGTCTTTTTGGTCAGCAGGGTGTACAGGGTGATGGAGTTGCCTAGGGAGCCCACAGCAAACAGAGCGGCGTAGATGACAGTGACGATCACCCTGGAATAAACATCCGTGTTGACTTCCAAGTCTTCCTCATCCGTTTTGGAAGCGGCGGTGGCGTTCTCAAACGGAAACACCGAGTTATTCCCAAACAGTCTCTGCGCCAGTGCGCCAAAGCTTGACAAGTCGCCCCCTAGGAGCGTAAAGTTTAAATCCATGACACCTTTAAATGTGGAAACATGGAA
The DNA window shown above is from Plectropomus leopardus isolate mb chromosome 8, YSFRI_Pleo_2.0, whole genome shotgun sequence and carries:
- the ntsr1 gene encoding neurotensin receptor type 1, which gives rise to MDLNFTLLGGDLSSFGALAQRLFGNNSVFPFENATAASKTDEEDLEVNTDVYSRVIVTVIYAALFAVGSLGNSITLYTLLTKKTLQNLQSTVHYHLASLAISDLLILVLSMPIELYNFIWFHHPWVFGDAVCRGYYFLRDSCSYATALNIASLSVERYMAICHPFKAKSIMSRSRTKKLISAMWIASFALAAPMLFVMGQVTRQGEKICTAIVSPVSIKTVLQINAFLSFVIPMVAISALNGVIANQLLRMFREAEQENRVCIVGGNPTMLNVTVEPNRAQSLRHGVLVLRAVVIAFVVCWLPYHARRLMFCYISDWSDDLYDFYHYFYMLTNVLFYVSSAINPILYNLVSATYRQIFFSTLRYFCMPCRHTPRRHTRPLTRHSISISSNPTLSSHIIKETAY